The DNA region TATTAGCGGTAAATGGTGGGTCTCATAGctgagtgggaaaaaaaaattaagtaaaggaAACCATGGCTGCTCTAGGTTTGGTTATGGAGAGATTTagttattgtagatatgagggagaacaCAACCAGAAGCAGAGGCATCTGGGAAAGTCCAAAGTGAACATGTCCCTGAGCCGGCCACGTGAGGAGAGTGGGTGGGAAAATGGGAGAGTGTGAGAGGCTCTAAAGGATCAGTGTAGCCCAGCtagctggattatatagggaaggacAGCCCACCCCCTGAGCTAGAGAAATTTAGAGTAGGGGGTAGGGTGTGCCAACCAGGAGGAACCTATAACAGGTAGGGAccgaaggatgctgggagaacctagcGGCCAGTGTTGGCTCTGAGGTGTTATTAGGGCGCAGTGCCAGGCCACTGTGTGGTGCGCTTTACACAGTAAGCAGCATGAAGTCCTCATGTCGGGTGTGGTGTAAAGCGGGCGTGCAGGAGACCTCAGTGTCCCCTTTTGTACCTTTCTCGTGTGAGAGGGATGTGGTCAGTTTAAGGAGCAGAAATAACTGAGCAAAAGGAGAACTGAGCTGGTCCTGCTTGTCTGCCTACTGGGCACAGCTGTGACTGGAGAGGGACCAGCAGGGCTCTGCGGGACTCCAGGGAGGAAAGGCCTGCTAGATGCCAACACCAGACAGGCTGCCCATAGCCAGAACATGGCCCGTTACTCTCTCGGCTGAGGAAGTTGACTTTGCTGCCCACTCCCCCGATGAAGGATGCTGATTGGTGTTGTTAGTTTCAAATGCTGCCCAGGGCTTTGCAATGTTGCTGTGTAGAAACACACAGCAGGAGGTCCAAGCAAAGAACCAGCATGGGAAAGTGATGAGAGAGGCTGGAGTATGATGTGTGTTCCGGTATGCAATCCATCCCTTCTGTAGCTATTTGGGCATCTGTTCTGGGATGGCCAGGAGGTCTGTTCggctgtgtctgtgtcagtgtcaGTGACTGTCCTAGCCAGGGTTTCTTATTCCTGCCcaaaacgtcatgaccaagaagcaagttgggcaggaaagggtttattcagcttacattttccacattgctgttcatcaccaaaggaagtcaggactggaactcaggcaggtcaggaagcaggagctgatgcagaggccatggagggatgtttctgactggcttgcttcccctggcttgctcagcttgctttcttatagaagccaagactaccagcccggagatggcaccacccacagtgggccctcccacccttgatcagtaattgagaaaatgccttacagctggatctcatggaggcatttcctcaagggaggctcctttctctgtgataactccagcctgtgtaaAGTGGactcaaaaccagccagtacagtgactGGCAGACGTGCAGTGCTTCATTTTGATGCCCTCGATCTAAAGGGTAACTTGAAGATTTGGAGCCATTCTCTCTCTGATGAAGACAGAACAGACTGCCTGGGTGTGCCTGAGGAAGTGGGTGCTTCCCGTTCTGTTGTCTTGTTTTCCCGGGGTCAGCCACTGTGCTCAGTGAAGCTGTGCGAATCCACTCAGCTGGCTCATCTTTGATCCACTGATCCTGATGCTCTGGGCTTCCTCCTACTCTGACTAAACCAGAACTTTGTTGAGACGGCACTCAGGTCCCTTGATTTAGGAAAAGTGGAGGGAGCTGGTAGAGATTTCCAGAGTTGGGGGTCCGCCCAAGTCAAGGCCCAGGCTGCATGGGAGCAGCCATCTTGGCCCCTGGTATAGTGATGCAATCAATCACAGTGAAATGGGAACTAGCTCCTAGTCTCATGACTAGTGGGCAGATGCAAGATGGGGGCCTTTTTCCTCcagatcttaaaaataaataaataaataaaaggtagatCTGCCTTCCCTCCTAGCCCTAGACTGCACATTAATATGCCTGAGTTACAAAGTGTAAAGTACTCAGTTAGGTGGGGGGATTACACATTCAGAGCTTcattctcagaaaaagaaaagagaatgcaGAGCCATGCCAAGGCCAGGTACCCCAGCCCGGTGGGAACTTGTTCAGCTTTGCGTGAGTAAGTAACTTTGGAGTCTTGGAGATGTGAAATAAGTGAGTGTTGGTGCCAGCAGGGGTGTGAGCCACAGGTGTAGGCTGTGCACAGAGCAACCTCTAGGTTGTCATCTCCAGAGAATATTTCTACGTGCCTGGAAATACACATTGGGGACGGTGACTCAGGGCTCCCAGGATTGCAGGGGATACATGGGTTATCAGAGCTGTGCCCACACAGCTGTGTCCTATGTTAAAGTAAGGGGAAAACCAGCGCTCCCCGGATGTTGGCCTTGGTTATAGGTCCTCTGACAAATTAGGAGTGCAGTGGCTACTGGTTCTTTGTCCTTTGGCGTGGGCCTTAGCACTCAAGCTTAGCACGAGCCACGTGTTCTGGTCGTTTCTGTGGCTGCAGAGTGGATGGATTAGTGTAGACGGGAAGCTGGTGCGGTGCCTCTGGTATTTACTCTGCAGTGGCTGTGATGCTGTGCTTCTGACCCACAAAGCAGGTGTGGAGAAGCACCCTGCCCCCGAGGAAGCAGGGTCAGGGTTGGTTCCACTTGCGATGGGACTGGCTTTCTGTAGCTGACACTGATTCTGGAAGTGAAAGTCTCATTAGGTCTCAAAATTTCCTTCAGCCTCGAGACCCTCGCTTTTACGGTTTCACAGACACAGTAGGGTTCAGTTGAGGTACCTTTTGCCGTTCGTGCACAATTTAGAATCCGTGCATGCATCCAACAAGTATTTCATGAGGGCTTACTCTGTGCCAGCCATCATACCAGGCAGTGGAGTTATAAAGACGGACCGGCTAGCCCTCTGCCTCAGTACTAGAATGCAGCTCAGGCTTGGTCCCAGAGGGAGTGCGAGTTTGTTTGAAGCCCGCCATGAGAGCATTTGGCCCAGTGCCTGGTGTTTCTCCACAGACGTGAGGGCATCACAAGCAAATGGATTTAAGGTAGCAGCTGGTCAGGGGCAGGAGGCCATCTGCagagagatttgaactcagagctcaagGGCTGGAGCAGGGATCAAGGTGAGGAGAGTTTGAGGTTGGGGCCCAGGGAAGTGAGTGAGTCACGCTGAAACACCAATAGGTCCCACAGACTTATTCTGGAAGCACTATGAAAGTCTCACAGAGGAACTAACGTCGATCAGCCTCTGGATTGTGTAGTTTATAACCAGACTAGACTgcaaagagtagagcagaacaTGCTCTCCGTGTTCTCCATGCTCTCCTTTGTCCTGTGGTGGGAGGAGGGTCGGGGGtgggcgggagtgggtgggtagactGCATGGGTGTTTCTCACTTTCTGAGTCAGCACAGggtagattttctttcttcttcagattGAGGATGGATACCCGAAGTTCCTAGAGACAGCTTCGCTGAAAGTGGTGTCAAGCCCAGCCGCTCCGTGTTGGCCCCTGGGACACTCCTGGCATCCAGTTTAAGACCATGACTCCTGTGAGCAACCATGGCGTGGCGGAGAGCATTTTTGACCTGGACTACGCTTCCTGGAAGATTCGGTCGACTCTAGCGGTGGCTGGCTTTGTCTTCTACGTGGGCGTCTTTGTGGTCTGCCACCAACTCTCATCCTCCCTGAATGCCACCTACCGCTCTCTGGCGGCCAAAGAGAAGGTCTTCTGGAACCTGGCTGCGACGCGTGCCGTCTTCGGCGTCCAGAGCACAGCCGCAGGACTGTGGGCCCTGCTGGGAGACCCCGTGCTCTACGCGGACAAAGCTCTCGGGCAGCAGAACTGGTGCTGGTTTCACATCACCACGGCCACCGGATTCTTCTTCTTTGAGAATGTGGCTGTTCACCTGTCCAATCTGTTCTTCCGCACCTTTGACTTGTTTCTGGTTGTCCACCACCTCTTTGCCTTCCTTGGGTTCCTTGGTTCAGCGATCAATCTCAGAGCTGGCCACTATCTAGCCATGACCACGTTGCTCCTGGAGATGAGCACGCCCTTCACCTGTGTTTCCTGGATGCTCCTGAAGGTGAGTGCATCCTGAAggattgtgtgtgggggggggggtgggggcggggggttgTGGTGCTGCAGAGCAGGGTGCCTTACACAGTGCTTCGTTGGCTGGAATGACACTAGGACCCGCCTTAGGACCTGTTGCAGTAAGACATGACCTGGCTGAATTCAGCTTCTTATCATTTATttggttgcttgcttggttggttttggtttttcaagaccatttatttggttgcttgcttggctggttttggtttttcaagacagggtttctttgtgtatccttgGTTGGCTACCCcaaaactagctctgtagacaaggctggcctcaaactcccagagatccgcctgcctctgccattcaagtgctgggatgaaaggcgtgcaccaccacccaacACTCAGCTTCTTAAATTTAAGTCTTAGGGTTAAAAGAAAGATTCGTGGCTCTTAGGACTAAGTGACTAGTGTTATATGTCACagaaagcattattttttttttacttcaataCTCAAAACATTCTGTAGAGATCTATTTGTGATATTCTATACAAGCCACCCCTTAAGCCAGTGACTTGTGTTGGGATTATTAGAATATATCATGTACCTTTACAGCAGAATGAgaggaactttcttttcttttgtttactgtATTCAGAAGTTGGTTCCTGGTCCACCAAGAGGTGAGCCTTGTCCCAGACCCCGTACCCTGCCTCCAGGACAATAGTCATACCTTAGCGTCCTGACCTTCCAGGAAACTGGGTCCAGTGGTCCCATCCCCAGCCACTGAGTTCCCAAATTCTGCTCACATAGGGCAGACTCTCATCCTGGGAGAGAGCAGCTGCCCCGTCTGTGCTGGGGTTGGCTGTCTGAGGAGCCAAGGGATGGCGTCAGGAAACGCCTGGTCTAGCTGGGGTAGCCAGGCTTGGCTTGATCCATGGCGGGGCATCAAGTGCTTCTCAGCTTCAGCGACAGCTGCCAGAACTTCTGTGCTCACAGCGTGGTGTTACACCTAGTTTTAACCTGCATCCAAGGCCCTCAGGTGAAAGGGCTATCCACCAGCTCACACAGTCCATCCAAATAGCTCCAGGGTGTGTATGCTGAGCTATCGCTAGATAAGCGGGACCTGTTTGCTTATGACATGTGCTAGTTCAAGATAGAAAGATTGGAGTTTTGCCTTTAGAGCAGGAAGGTGCTGGCCCCAGCTTTCACCTTCCTTCAGAGTTGAGCCCAGGAGAGCGGTCGCTGTGTGAGAAACCTATTGCTCTGAGCTGCGTTTGCGGTGCATGAGAGGCACGGAGGCCTTTCCTCTCCCCGTACTCACACTTGGCTTTTGCTCTGTCCACAGGCTGGTTGGTCAGACTCCCTGTTCTGGAAGGTCAACCAGTGGCTAATGATCCACATGTTTCACTGCCGAATGATCCTCACCTACCACATGTGGTGGGTGTGCTTCTGTCACTGGGACGCCCTCACCAGCAGCCTGCACCTGCCCCACTGGGCCCTGTTCCTTTTCGGGCTGGCCCTGCTCACAGTCATCCTTAACCCTTACTGGACACACAAGAAGACCCAGCAGCTTCTCAATCCTGTGGATTGGAACTTTGCACAGGCGGAAACCAAGGGCAGCAGGCAAGAAAGGACCAATGGCCAGGTGCCTCGGAAAAAGAGGCTGTAGTGGCCGCCCAGGGACCGGGTGGACCACGATGCCAACTGGGAACTGTCCAGGGTTGGGCCAAGCTCCACAAGTGACTTTTTACGTATGGATGAGGACATGAGTGAGTTTACATCTAGGTGAATACTGACTTGTTCTTTAGTGTGAATTCTAAACTACCCATGAAGTATTGCTGGGGCCTTGACGTGCCTGCTGGAGGTCTTTGCCATCATGACTTTCCTCTGAGTCTTCCAGCCTAGCCCCAACCACAGCATTATCTGCCAAGGcagtgctggggaaggagctATGGCGGCCAGGTGTGTAGGCCGCTGAGGAGGCCAGGCTGGATCCCCGAGAGGATTTATCAGGAAGGACCCTGTGTGGGTGTGGACGTGCCTTATTTGGAAGTCATGTTCTTTTTCATTGCAATGAATTGACCCTAAGAAAATGTGATTTGCTGATATTTATTTACTAGCCTGGGGACTTTTGAGCCCGTGGCAGTGCACTGCCCTCTAGTGGCAAGAGGAGGAAGGACACAGTTATGGTAAGGGGTTCTTGTTGGTGGCTTACTAAGAGTCTGTCCCACCTCTCCTGGCATGGTGGTGGTGTGAAATCTTGtacttcaaaaacaacaacaacaagacccCCCAAGCAACCTAGTAACctcttttttaaatgagaatttttaGTGGTATATTTCTTAATTGACAGAATAAGGTGTCTCGATCTTTGAGCTATTTCTCGTTAACCAGAGTGGCTAACCTAGCCAGGTTctgctctgtctctcccctccagGCTGTGAGAGGGGGGTCCTGTACTCAGAGATGCTCATCCTGAGTCGCTAGGGCCCAGAGCAAGTAGCTTGTCTGACGTGACCGTGAGCACGTGTGCTCGCTGCACTGTGTGCGGGTTAGACCTCCACACGTGGGCTAGCAATGCTATTGGCAGACACCAAAACTTTCTCAGAGAATAATTAAagtacagtttttttgtttttgtttttgttttgtttgtcaaaacCACCTGAGAAATGGTGGTTGCTCTTGAAAATCATGTGTGACTTAGGCGTGCCATGGGTCGTCGGCCTCAGCATATTTTGAGTGTTAGCCCTTTAACTTTATCAGGATGTATGATGCCTATTTATTTCAGTCTAAGGAAGCCGTTACTTTGTGTTCCCAAGATGATCAGCTGAAAACCCTGTAGCTTCCACGCCTGCTTTGTCGAGGCACCAGCCTGGCATTTTTTTTAACTGGGCAGAAGTTTAATAAAGTGACAGCTCTTTCCAAAACCCAAACACACTCCCTGTCTGATAATGTGACCTGAAGTTCACTGAGTGTCTGAGAACACGTTACGTCCTGAACACGTTGGCAGTTCTTCATGGGAGGAGGATGTGGTTGGGGagtgtcttggtcagggtttctattcctgcacaaacatcatgaccaagaagcaaggtggggccggacggtggtggcacatgcctttaatcccagcacttgggaggcagaggcaggcggatatctgagttcgaggccagcctggtctacagagtgagttccaggatagccagggctacacagagaaaccctgtcttgaaaaactgaagaaaaaaaaaaaaagcagcagcagcaaggtggggagaaaagggtttattcagcttatacttccacattgctgttgatcgtcaaaggaagtcaggactggaattcaagcaggtcaggaagcaggagctgatgcagaggccatggagggatgttctttactggcttgcttcccctggcttgctcagcctgctctcttatagaacccaagacttccagcccagggatggcaccacccacaggggcccTACGcccttgatcactgattgagaaaatgccttacagctggatctcatggaggcatctcctcaagggaggctcctttctctgtgataactccagcttgtgtcaagttgacacacaaaaccagccagtacggGGAGTTCATCTgactttctctggcctctgctagGAGCGTGACCTCAGGCTACATCCTCTGTCTTCACACGCGTCAACTGAGTGTCATTCCCATAGCTCAGGTGACTTCTGGTCATTCCACACACTTCTCTCCAGAACCTTGGAGATGAGTATCCATGAGAAGGCTCTGGGATGAAGTGAGCAGTGGTCCCCACTTTGACTgcctagagcagtggctctctcTCCaggaccttttaatacagttgctcatgtggtgatccccaaccatgaaattactttcgttgctacttcataaccgtaATTTTGCTATTATCAGAATTAAATACCCGTGTGTTCCAACCCCTTGTGGAAGGGTGGACCGACCATCAAAGAGGttgtgacccacatgttgagaacaaCTGGCTATAGCACCTTTGTGGTCTCCACTATCCTGCCAGACAGGTCTCGAAGAGGGACATGGTCCAGAACACACTGAGGAGCTCACTGATGCGAGCCTAGGCTGGCCTGCTCTGTGGCCCACACTGGCCAAGATTCTTGGCTTCTGTCTCCAGCCACTGTAGAGAAGACGCTCTCCCACATGACTGGTTGTGGAAAACCGAAAAAGTTCTCCCTATCTCTCAAGGTAGATATTTACATGTTCCCATGTTTTCAAAATTAGAGAATGCGATGGGCCAGGGGCATTGACTGATGGGAAACAACCCAGTACCTTCTCCATCTTTTATCGATGGCTTGCCCTTGCCCCTTTAATTTAGCACCGGGGCTCACTCTTCTCTGAGCATGCCATAGGCTCTGCAAAGTAGCGCTGGACTTGACGCGGCACAGCTAGTGACTGGCTGTGTGCTGTTGTCTTCTGTGAGGCATGTGGGCCACATGGCTCTCCTTCCACAGACAGCTCCTCAGTAGGCCCTGTGAGGCATGTGGGCCACATACATGGCTCTCCTTCCACAGACAGCTCCTCAGTAGGCCCTGTGAGGCATGTGGGCCACATGGCTCTCCTTCCACAGACAGCTCCTCAGTAGGCCCTGTGAGGCATGTGGACCACATGGCAGTCCTTCCACAGACAGCTCCACAGTAGGCCCTGTGGCTTCCACAGCAACACTGCTAGCAAGAGGCCATACCATCCTGAGCTCCTAAGTCCCTGTTCACACAGCCTGTGGTGACCTTCCTGATGGGAACTGGGAAGTGTCTCAGTCCTGTATCCCGTAGGGGCAACACCTGAGCCTGGGTCccagaggaagagcagagacCAGCCATTTCTAGTTTTGTAGGCTGGAGGTCCAAAGTCAGGTACTGGCAGCTTCAGTCAGGAAGAGGCCCAGCCCTTCCTGTGTAGAATGTTTCTTGACCCCCAGGAGAAAGGCACGCCTCTATCTAAGGAAGAGAAGGGCTGAAAAGACACAGGAAGCCCAAAGTAGTTTCCTGGAGGCCTTTATAAGGACCACTGGCTGGACACATGGTGACTTACGTGTTTTCTATGGCTGGGGCTGCCGCTGATTGGGGAAGCTGGTGGCTGGGAGGTGGCCCTTCCCTATCCCACACCATGGATGCAATATGTCAACATAACCTTAGCGGAGTACATTCAAATGCTAGTACAAAAAGAGTGTTGCCACACCCCGTGTCAGTAAGATATTAAGTGCTCCACAAAGGGCTGGTGTCTCTTGTTCCTTGTAGAGAGAAATATTTTGTGTACTGTATGGAtatatcacctgtcaattaaaaagcctatggcctatggcttatggcttaaacaaaaaatagaaggtgggatatccaggaggcagaaagaattctgggatagagccaggcaggAGATCTCCTGGGAAGACATGAGGAGACTGACCCATGGTACCTGAATACAGGTAACCAGCCAAACAGcaaaatatagattaaaataaattttaagttatgattctagtcagagaagagcctagctatatggccaaggtattttgtaaatatattttgagtctgagttttatttctgAGAGCATGGGGCTGGAAGAACCAGATGCAACTTTTACAGTTCCCTGACCATTTCCAGAGATGGCTGCCCTGCCACTGGCAAGTACGTGGGTGAGTCAACTAATGGAGAGTGTCACTATCTCCCAGTGGGGTCCTGGTAGAAGACATGCTAACCCAGAGGTAGACAGCATTTGCCCAGGGCATATTCAACAAGGTAAGCCAGGGTAGGAGGCCAGGAAGCCAGCCAGGAGGGCCCTGGGAAGAGACAGGTGGCCAGTACTGGATCTATGAGACTAGCCTTTCCTTTCACGGTTAGcctgtacaaacaaacaaagtctgcTGTACAAACTGACACATAAGAAACATTCCTTCTGTTAGCTATAGGACGCGTTTTACAAAGTAAAAAGCTGATGCATAGGAAACATTTCTTTTGATAAATATATGGAGTGTTTTACAAACTAAAAGGCACTGGGTTGCTCATACAGTGTGAATGTTGGCTGGGCATAGCTAAAAATGGTTATGTGGCAGGAATTTGCCCCTTGGGATGGAATACCAGGCATTGAGACTGTTGGTTCTATTTCAGGCTGAGAACCAGgctgcctgcttcctgcctcaGGCCACACCTGACCTTTACCTTTCTTCTACACTGGCTGTCTGTGGCCCCCAGGCCATCCTGGGGCCTACAACTACAGGAGGAAGCCAGAGCCGCCAAAGAGCTCAGGTCAGCAGGCCCCATAAGACTCACCTAGCAGAAAACCAACACAAGACACAATGGTCAGGAATACTTGATACATTTAAGTCAACTCTGTATCGACATTTTTGTTTCGTTCTAATGAGACAGGATATTAATTCAATGTACCTTTGTTTTTGAACCCTCACCCTCCGTTGTAGAAACTGGCATATACTATgcacagtttttatttttgttacaaatGTTTGATTGTCTAGggctagagatatagctcagtgctaAATGTTTGTATTGTATACACTAGTCCCTGGGCTCCAGCTATAGagtcacaaataaaaaataatagttaaaaaaggAACCCCAACTGCTGGGACTGGATGCCCCTGGGCAAGGTGGTACCCAAGGGAGTTTCCCCTTCTCTAAAGAGAAGGGGGGATGGTAACGGATAGGGGGAATTGTAAGGGTGGGGCGGGAGGAGGGGGGTCTGTGATCtccatgtaaagtgaataaacgtTGGTAAAACcccaaatttatatatatatgtgtatatatatatatatacacatatatatatacaaattttttgatatatatatatgtaggtttgtatatacctacatatacaggttttttttttttttttaaagaaaggaaccTTTATTATcttctctctgataactccatGTGGGTCTACCTCTGTTGTGACTTTTCTCACAGTGTAGCCTCAGCCCTGGGTGCTGAGGGCTAAGCCCTACCCTGTCTTTGGAGTCCTGAGTTCTGGCTGTCTCTCAGACACAGAGCACTCTAGTTTCCGACTCAGACAAcgcccccacacacccccacttTGCCCTGTACATCTATCTCCACTGTTTATATTTGGTGGCTTCATTGTTACACTCTCGTCTGTTGGAGGCCCGTGTTTCCTGTTAGTTCACTACAGTAGACAAATAGCCCCAAACCCGTCAAAAACAGTTAAAAAGTGAACCCAAGGTTGAAACCCTTAGTTATCACTAAAACTTACAGATGCAAGGTCTTTCCATCAAAAAATACCCTAAGCCAAAGGTTTAAAATTGGCTACAGTCCTGTGTCACACACACAGCATTCACTGTGTTGGTTTTCAAAACGGCTGCGTGACCCAGACTCCTGGAAGCATAGCTCACCTCAGGGCAGCTTCTCCGGAGGAACTCACCACACTAGGTCCATCCAGAAACATTGTTTCTATACCAAACAGAGGAGGGACTGCTGGCTGCTGAGCCGGAGACGG from Mastomys coucha isolate ucsf_1 unplaced genomic scaffold, UCSF_Mcou_1 pScaffold22, whole genome shotgun sequence includes:
- the Cln8 gene encoding protein CLN8: MTPVSNHGVAESIFDLDYASWKIRSTLAVAGFVFYVGVFVVCHQLSSSLNATYRSLAAKEKVFWNLAATRAVFGVQSTAAGLWALLGDPVLYADKALGQQNWCWFHITTATGFFFFENVAVHLSNLFFRTFDLFLVVHHLFAFLGFLGSAINLRAGHYLAMTTLLLEMSTPFTCVSWMLLKAGWSDSLFWKVNQWLMIHMFHCRMILTYHMWWVCFCHWDALTSSLHLPHWALFLFGLALLTVILNPYWTHKKTQQLLNPVDWNFAQAETKGSRQERTNGQVPRKKRL